The region AATTTAAGAAATTTAGCCCAAAATGACGAGCAAAAATCCTACGTAAAATACCTTGAAAAGCTGCAAAACGCCTTTTGTGAGGAGGATAATGCTAAAGTGATAAACGCTTGGCAAGAGGCCGAGATAGCGTGGATGGAGGTAAAAGGAGCACTTCAGCCAGGCCATCCGCTGGAGTACTACGAGGATGCCTACACGCACGCAGTCGCACTTGAGTGGGACATCAGGCTGGTTGATAGCGAGGGCATTGACGAGCTTAAATTTAAAGAAAAAGTAGCAAAAACTTACAAAAGAGTTTGCGAAAAGATCAAATTTGATAACGCCGAGACAAACAAGGCAGTTAGCGAAAATATCGCTAGAACGCAGCTTTATATAAGCGTGCCGATGATCTATTACGCAGCGGAGCTAAACGGGCTTTTTAGCGCTCAAGTCGTGCCAAATGACGAGAGTGTGAGCGCAAAATGCGGCAAGAAAATTTTTGCCTTTGTAAATCACGTCTATGAAGGCGCAAAGGCAAAGCCTTTTATGAAGCTTGGGGCTGAAATTTTTAGTAAGGAATTTTTGGATTTTGGTAGGGAAATTTTATTTTTAAAGCCAAAAATTTGGAAAAAAGTATATGAAATTTCAACGATCGGCCATGAGTTTGGCCACATCCTCTTTATCGGACTTGATACTGAGATGAGCATGAATAAAAGTGGCGTCTTTAAATTTATAGAAGAGTACAAGGCGACGACTGGTGGGCTGGTAAATTTTTTCTTGCACGAAGAGGCGGAGTACAAAATGGCCGTCTTTCATGAGCTAATAGCTCGCGCGGTTGGTCTTATCGCGTGGCGAAAGGTCGATGAGGTGAGGGCTTATTACTGCGAGGGGCTCATACATCTTAGCTTGCTTTTTAGGGCTGGAGTGCTTAAATTTGACGGCAAACTAAGCGTGGATATGAGCGAGCAAGCCTACGCTAAATTTAAAGAAATTTGCTTACAAAACTACTTCGATCTAGCGCAAACATACGCCAAAAAAGCTGATGCGAGCACGTTTTTGGAGAAATTTTGTCAAAAAGATGAGCAGAGCTATCTGCCAAAAGATGAAGAGTGCAAGAAATTTGTTGAGCATTTTTACGCTAGGTACGAGGCTATCGGTAACGACGTCGATGATAGCGGCGAGTGGCAAAGGTGGCAGCTAAGAGCTGAAAACAATAGGTAAATGGACATGATAAATAAAATAAGCAACGAAAACCAAGTATCATTTTTGTTTGTTGTTGCACTTTTTTGTGCATATATAGCTAGCTATTTATTTAATGGCGGTTTTTATGCAGATATAACATCTTGCGTGTTTGATTTTATGATTATGGCATTTATTTTTTTTAAACTAAGAGAAACTAAAAATTTAAAAACTTATTGGATTTACATAATACTTGGGCTTGCTTGTTGGATAGTGGCTGATATTATTTGGATAGTATATGATAAGCTTGATATTGCTAGTCAGTTTATGTCCAAGACTGATTTGATACAAGACTCATATATTGTGTCATTTTTTATGTTTGCATTTTGTGCTTTTTATATTCTGATTAAAAATTTTAAAAATTTGTTCGTTTCGCAAGCACTAATAGATTCTGCTGCAATTATTATAATTTATTTAAGTTTTGTATGGTTTGTGGTTCTTGATGAAAGTTTTAGTCGAATTTTAACACAAAGAGAATTTTTTAATTTACTCTACATTGTTGTGGATATAGTGATGTTTTGTGCATTATTTGTTATATTTTTCTCTATCAATTTTTCAAAAAGAAGAGCATCACTTTTTTTGTGTCTTTTATCTCTTTTTGTGATAAGCACATATGATGTATTTTTTACCGTTATGAGTTTTTGGGGAAATGATACATCTTTTTTCGGATATGACATTGCATTTAAAATTTCATTTTTTATTTTATTTACAGCATCTCTTCATCTAAGAGAAGGCGAAGCAAATTTAAAATTTAGAGCACATAGAGAAGATTTTGAAAAAATTCTAAGGCAAAAACTTGCTGTTTTAATTATATTCTTGATAGGTATGATTTTATTCTCTGCGAAGATAGATATTATGTGGTGGCTCTTTGTTATGATTACATTACTTGCATATGGGGCATTAACTTATACCGTTTCTAGCACTAGAAAAATGGATATTTTGATCAAGCATGAAAGATACATCAAAAAAAAGCTAAACGATCAGATAGAAGACAATGTGAAAAAACTAGAAGAGACAAATAGGCACCTACTAAAGATTAGCAAATATGACTATTTAACAAATGCTTTAAACCGTCAATATTTTATCGCGAGACTCGAAGAGATGGTAAAGTCTAAAGCACTTGGAGAAAAAATAGATATTTATAGTATTGATATCAACCACTTTAAGGTAATAAATGACTCATATGGGCACTATGTTGGTGATGATGTACTAGTGAAACTCGCTTTAAATATTAGCTCTATATTGCCACAAGAGAATTCACTTTTTGCAAGATCTGGTGGAGATGATTTTATAGTGGTTATAAAACAAAATGAAGATGTGCATTATAGGGAATTCTTATATTATTTGTTAAAAGCTATATCTGAACCAATTGTAGTTGACGACTATAAAATAGTCTTAGATGCAAAAATCGGTATTAGCTCAACGCTTACTAGCGAAATTTTAGCAGATGATTTTATTATGCAAGCAGAAGCAGCTCTTGATGCTGCCAAAAAGGATGCTTCACAAAAATATATTTTTTATGGCGATATAAAAAATATTATTCAAGATAGAAACTATATAGAGTTGCTATTAAATTCTATAAAATTTGATGACGAGTTTGAGCTGAAATTTCAGCCTCAATACACGATAGAGGATAAAAGAATAGTTGGAGCAGAAGCGCTTATTAGGTGGAATTCTCCTATTAAAGGACTAGTTGATCAAGCCAAGTTTATCCCGATAGCTGAGCAGAGTTCTATCATAAATGACATAGGAAAATGGGTTGCAAGAGAAGCTATAAAGCAAATGGCTTTTTGGAATAAAAAGTACAATACAAAATTAAAAATAGGTATAAACATCTCACCAAAACAGATAGACAATGTAAATTTTGCCTCTGAAATTATAAAATTTATAGATGAGTATGGTATCGAGGCATCTTGTGTGGATGTAGAGATAACTGAAGCAAGCCTTGTTAATGCAGAAGAAATGATGCAAGATGCACTTTCTCGGTTTTCAAATAAAGGCATTGGCATCTCTATTGATGATTTTGGTACCGGTTTTTCATCGATGAGCTATATTAAAAAATATCCTATGAAATGCTTGAAAATCGCTAAAGAACTGATAGATAATATCGCTAAAAACGATATAGATAAAGATGTAGTAAAAAGTGTTATAACTTTAGCTAAAAATGTTGAACTAAGGACTATTGCAGAAGGCGTAGAGGATGAAACTCAGCTTGAAATTTTAAAAGAGCTAGGATGTGATGAAGTGCAGGGATACCTTTGGGGTAAGCCAATGGGT is a window of Campylobacter concisus DNA encoding:
- the ciaB gene encoding invasion protein CiaB — protein: MNDFKRLNELTKEQKSKLNAIYKNLDNELINEAVKICDLTGTPSQKLALARRIVDLKVDPLQNELKKLNLGEDEQKRVLNLIYGYVRNLYENLHAQLIKKARDEQILDPFYQAFVEAMHELGLSLNAWQISWQDKIIDTTNKEFEAKFKDLSQANEFITKNGLFQCDANGVRADRTYGAVCKEGEKFSFLPYALAFKDEVRELKKVFVKNLENLRNLAQNDEQKSYVKYLEKLQNAFCEEDNAKVINAWQEAEIAWMEVKGALQPGHPLEYYEDAYTHAVALEWDIRLVDSEGIDELKFKEKVAKTYKRVCEKIKFDNAETNKAVSENIARTQLYISVPMIYYAAELNGLFSAQVVPNDESVSAKCGKKIFAFVNHVYEGAKAKPFMKLGAEIFSKEFLDFGREILFLKPKIWKKVYEISTIGHEFGHILFIGLDTEMSMNKSGVFKFIEEYKATTGGLVNFFLHEEAEYKMAVFHELIARAVGLIAWRKVDEVRAYYCEGLIHLSLLFRAGVLKFDGKLSVDMSEQAYAKFKEICLQNYFDLAQTYAKKADASTFLEKFCQKDEQSYLPKDEECKKFVEHFYARYEAIGNDVDDSGEWQRWQLRAENNR
- a CDS encoding putative bifunctional diguanylate cyclase/phosphodiesterase → MINKISNENQVSFLFVVALFCAYIASYLFNGGFYADITSCVFDFMIMAFIFFKLRETKNLKTYWIYIILGLACWIVADIIWIVYDKLDIASQFMSKTDLIQDSYIVSFFMFAFCAFYILIKNFKNLFVSQALIDSAAIIIIYLSFVWFVVLDESFSRILTQREFFNLLYIVVDIVMFCALFVIFFSINFSKRRASLFLCLLSLFVISTYDVFFTVMSFWGNDTSFFGYDIAFKISFFILFTASLHLREGEANLKFRAHREDFEKILRQKLAVLIIFLIGMILFSAKIDIMWWLFVMITLLAYGALTYTVSSTRKMDILIKHERYIKKKLNDQIEDNVKKLEETNRHLLKISKYDYLTNALNRQYFIARLEEMVKSKALGEKIDIYSIDINHFKVINDSYGHYVGDDVLVKLALNISSILPQENSLFARSGGDDFIVVIKQNEDVHYREFLYYLLKAISEPIVVDDYKIVLDAKIGISSTLTSEILADDFIMQAEAALDAAKKDASQKYIFYGDIKNIIQDRNYIELLLNSIKFDDEFELKFQPQYTIEDKRIVGAEALIRWNSPIKGLVDQAKFIPIAEQSSIINDIGKWVAREAIKQMAFWNKKYNTKLKIGINISPKQIDNVNFASEIIKFIDEYGIEASCVDVEITEASLVNAEEMMQDALSRFSNKGIGISIDDFGTGFSSMSYIKKYPMKCLKIAKELIDNIAKNDIDKDVVKSVITLAKNVELRTIAEGVEDETQLEILKELGCDEVQGYLWGKPMGANDFEELIKSTIEV